Proteins from a single region of Chloroflexota bacterium:
- a CDS encoding metal-dependent transcriptional regulator — protein sequence MSSVQGEYLIRVYTTLREGSRVVGSRLAERLGVSASAVTQAFQRMERQGLAVIDHDWGLQLTPEGRSIAESIIRRHYLIERLLVDTLGFDWADADDEAERLEHALSSKLETYLFESLGEPTTCPHGNPFPGSPDEERLLGARKLTETRVGESVVILRITEEGEDDGDLLRFAHSQGLLPGSPVLVEDIDLRAGQLLLSTDERKVVISVRWAQSVRVSGPVS from the coding sequence ATGAGTTCAGTACAAGGCGAATATCTGATTCGCGTGTACACGACGCTTCGCGAGGGGTCACGAGTAGTTGGATCTCGCCTGGCAGAACGGCTGGGAGTTTCCGCGTCGGCGGTGACACAGGCTTTCCAACGCATGGAGCGACAGGGGCTCGCCGTCATTGACCACGACTGGGGTCTTCAATTGACGCCTGAAGGGCGTAGCATAGCTGAATCGATTATTCGCCGGCACTACCTAATTGAGAGGCTACTGGTTGATACGTTGGGGTTCGATTGGGCCGATGCCGATGATGAAGCGGAACGCCTGGAACACGCACTTTCATCTAAATTAGAAACCTACCTATTCGAGAGTCTTGGAGAGCCGACAACGTGCCCACATGGGAACCCGTTTCCAGGGTCGCCGGATGAGGAACGGTTGCTAGGCGCACGAAAGCTGACAGAAACAAGGGTGGGGGAGAGCGTCGTGATTCTCCGCATCACCGAAGAAGGTGAAGACGACGGCGATCTTCTCCGCTTTGCACATAGCCAGGGCCTGCTGCCAGGATCGCCAGTCTTGGTCGAAGACATTGACCTGCGAGCAGGACAGCTACTACTGAGTACAGATGAGCGCAAGGTCGTTATTTCGGTGCGCTGGGCTCAAAGTGTTCGCGTTTCCGGCCCAGTCTCTTAG
- the rfbD gene encoding dTDP-4-dehydrorhamnose reductase produces MRILITGGNGQLAYDLRLSLSQYEVLAPPRQDLDICNAGRTAEIVRSFRPDVLINTAAFHRVDDCEAQAETAFATNALAVRHLAQLCAEQNARFVHFSTDYVFGGQAKRAPLTEDDPPAPLSVYGTSKLAGEYLAQVTWRRAVIVRTCGLYGVAGAGGRGGNFVQTMLRKAGEGSALRVVDDQVCTPTSTRDLAEKVAWLIGQDISGVVHITNAGSCTWYEFAKTIFALVGVDAALSPTSSKKYVTPAARPPYSVLANERLAALHQDDLRPWQDALADHLAALRAGSRG; encoded by the coding sequence ATGCGAATCCTTATCACAGGCGGGAACGGACAGCTAGCGTACGACCTCAGGCTCTCACTCTCTCAATATGAAGTACTTGCGCCGCCGCGCCAGGACCTAGACATTTGCAACGCCGGCCGGACCGCTGAGATTGTTCGTTCATTCAGGCCGGATGTGCTCATTAATACCGCTGCCTTTCATCGCGTAGACGACTGTGAGGCACAAGCGGAGACCGCCTTTGCCACGAATGCTCTCGCCGTACGTCATCTCGCCCAACTCTGTGCAGAGCAGAATGCACGATTTGTGCACTTCAGCACAGACTACGTGTTTGGCGGTCAGGCGAAACGCGCTCCACTAACCGAAGACGATCCACCGGCGCCCCTGTCCGTCTATGGGACTTCCAAGCTGGCCGGAGAGTATCTTGCGCAAGTTACGTGGCGGAGAGCGGTGATAGTGCGAACGTGCGGCCTGTACGGCGTTGCGGGCGCCGGCGGCAGAGGAGGCAACTTCGTCCAAACGATGCTTCGCAAGGCCGGAGAGGGGTCGGCGCTCCGGGTCGTTGATGACCAAGTGTGCACGCCTACCTCAACCAGAGACCTGGCTGAGAAAGTAGCGTGGTTGATTGGGCAAGACATTTCAGGCGTCGTCCACATAACCAACGCCGGTTCGTGCACCTGGTACGAATTCGCCAAAACAATCTTTGCGTTAGTGGGCGTCGACGCAGCGCTTTCTCCGACATCGTCGAAGAAGTACGTTACGCCGGCGGCGCGCCCTCCCTACTCCGTATTGGCAAACGAGCGGCTGGCAGCCCTCCATCAGGACGACCTTCGGCCCTGGCAAGATGCGCTTGCCGACCATTTGGCAGCCCTGCGAGCGGGATCGCGAGGGTAG
- a CDS encoding NAD(P)/FAD-dependent oxidoreductase, translating to MSQPTLRNPAASSPDAPDIDVAIVGGGPGGLAAAQQLGKRGIASVVLEKGGYPGWMWSKTYESLRLHTGKHLSALPGMPYPSGTSLFPSRGEFMDYLKDYVAQFSLPLRVGVEVQALERQADTWRIKTSEGWVTARAVVVATGIMSSPLVPSQLRSESFEGYLIHSSDYRRPSPFLHQRVLVVGVGNSGAEIAAELASAGVRVAISVRSGVNNVPRSVVGLPSQYLGWAISWLPRPIQQRLTRTFGLVGAVVRGGNPIPRKKGFGNCPDVPLIGMKLANAVRSGAIALLPGIDRFTPDGATFADGTQHAFDAVILATGYRSSIEWMGAYNARDACGFAKRRDRVRSLEFPNLYFIGHNYDGRGGLYNIAVDAKRIARVVLSRQRL from the coding sequence TTGTCGCAGCCAACGCTACGTAACCCGGCAGCATCGTCACCCGACGCGCCAGACATAGACGTCGCAATTGTCGGCGGGGGACCTGGGGGGCTTGCCGCCGCCCAGCAGTTGGGCAAGCGGGGTATCGCAAGCGTGGTTCTTGAGAAGGGCGGTTACCCCGGTTGGATGTGGAGCAAGACGTACGAGAGTCTCCGCCTGCACACCGGCAAGCACCTGAGCGCGTTGCCTGGAATGCCGTACCCAAGTGGGACCAGCCTTTTCCCTTCACGTGGGGAATTCATGGATTATCTCAAAGACTACGTGGCGCAATTCAGTCTGCCCCTGCGGGTTGGTGTAGAGGTGCAGGCGCTTGAGCGGCAAGCGGACACATGGAGAATCAAGACGAGTGAAGGTTGGGTTACGGCGCGCGCCGTAGTCGTAGCAACCGGCATCATGTCGTCGCCGCTTGTGCCCAGCCAACTTAGGTCGGAATCTTTCGAGGGATACCTCATCCACAGTTCGGACTACAGGAGGCCATCGCCATTCTTACACCAGCGTGTGTTAGTCGTTGGCGTAGGCAATTCCGGAGCGGAGATTGCGGCGGAGCTTGCAAGTGCCGGTGTACGTGTGGCGATATCTGTCCGTTCGGGAGTGAACAACGTGCCTCGAAGCGTCGTTGGGCTTCCGAGCCAATACCTGGGGTGGGCAATCTCCTGGCTGCCTCGTCCAATCCAACAGCGATTGACACGGACGTTTGGGCTCGTGGGAGCCGTAGTCCGGGGCGGCAACCCAATCCCGCGCAAAAAGGGGTTCGGCAATTGCCCGGACGTACCCCTCATCGGTATGAAGCTGGCCAACGCCGTGCGATCTGGTGCTATCGCCCTCCTGCCTGGCATCGATCGTTTCACGCCGGATGGAGCGACATTTGCTGATGGCACACAACACGCGTTCGACGCGGTGATTCTGGCTACCGGATACAGGTCGTCCATTGAGTGGATGGGAGCTTACAACGCCAGAGATGCTTGCGGATTCGCTAAACGACGAGACCGCGTGAGAAGCCTTGAATTCCCTAATCTCTACTTCATTGGTCACAACTACGATGGCAGGGGCGGTCTCTACAATATCGCCGTGGACGCAAAGCGGATTGCCCGGGTAGTGTTGAGCCGTCAAAGGCTGTGA
- a CDS encoding STAS domain-containing protein codes for MGVTTERQDNTLIAKTDGRIDGANAREFQDALDAAIDSSERAVVLDLEEVSYISSAGLRVILLTAKSLQKQDAKFAVCSLSESIREIFEISGFDQIIAVHDSRDEAIDALKN; via the coding sequence ATGGGAGTAACTACGGAGCGGCAAGATAACACACTGATTGCAAAGACCGATGGTCGCATTGATGGGGCGAATGCCCGTGAATTTCAGGATGCCTTAGACGCCGCCATTGACTCGAGTGAGCGTGCCGTCGTCTTGGACCTGGAAGAAGTTTCGTATATCAGTAGTGCCGGCTTGCGAGTTATCCTCCTAACAGCCAAGTCGTTGCAGAAGCAAGACGCGAAGTTTGCCGTCTGCTCGCTCTCAGAATCAATTCGAGAGATATTCGAGATCAGCGGCTTTGATCAAATCATTGCCGTGCACGATTCTCGAGATGAAGCAATAGACGCACTCAAGAATTAA
- a CDS encoding SpoIIE family protein phosphatase produces the protein MEPPYKILVVDDEPDLEPLMLQRMRRHIRAGRYSFVFAQNGVEALERLTEEDDIDMVLSDINMPRMDGLTLLEQIPKVDPNIRSVIVSAYGDMKNIRTAMNRGAFDFVTKPLDFADLQITIDRTLSHMTEWREALSSRDKLVALQNELNVASQIQQSILPTIFPKGENYKIYASMEPARNVGGDFFDVLTLDAGMVGLAIADVSDKGVPAALFMMSSRTLLKGSAIGIGEPGQVLCEVNDLLHEDNDTGMFVTVLYAVYSPTSGELAYANGGHNSPLLVRPDGSSSLLPLTGGIALGVMPELPYQQQTVTLAPGDLAFLYTDGVTEAMNAEGEEFGVERLQEVFATNPPRDPEEANEAVFAAVSEFAGETPQSDDITCLALYRSES, from the coding sequence ATGGAACCACCTTACAAAATCCTCGTTGTCGACGATGAACCGGACCTTGAGCCGCTCATGCTGCAGCGAATGCGTCGCCACATTCGGGCGGGACGCTATTCGTTCGTCTTCGCTCAGAACGGAGTTGAAGCGCTTGAACGCCTGACCGAAGAGGATGACATTGATATGGTTCTCTCCGATATCAATATGCCTCGCATGGATGGCTTAACGCTGCTTGAACAGATTCCCAAGGTCGATCCCAACATCCGCTCCGTAATCGTTTCAGCATACGGAGACATGAAGAACATCCGCACGGCCATGAATCGTGGCGCTTTCGACTTTGTAACCAAACCGTTAGACTTTGCAGACCTTCAAATCACAATCGATCGCACATTGAGTCATATGACTGAATGGCGAGAAGCACTCTCTTCGCGTGACAAACTGGTTGCATTGCAGAATGAACTGAATGTCGCCAGCCAGATCCAGCAGTCGATTTTGCCAACAATATTTCCTAAAGGCGAAAACTACAAAATTTATGCCAGCATGGAACCTGCGCGCAATGTTGGGGGAGACTTCTTTGACGTTTTGACTTTGGATGCCGGCATGGTTGGCCTTGCGATTGCGGACGTATCCGACAAAGGCGTACCCGCTGCCCTATTCATGATGTCTAGCCGCACGCTTCTGAAGGGCTCTGCCATCGGCATAGGAGAGCCGGGCCAGGTGCTGTGTGAGGTAAACGATTTGCTTCATGAAGACAATGACACGGGAATGTTCGTCACTGTTCTGTATGCGGTCTATAGTCCGACGAGTGGAGAATTAGCCTATGCCAACGGCGGGCACAATAGTCCTCTGCTGGTGCGTCCGGATGGGAGTTCATCGCTGCTTCCCCTTACAGGTGGCATTGCGCTTGGTGTCATGCCTGAATTGCCATACCAACAGCAGACGGTGACCCTGGCTCCAGGCGATCTTGCGTTCCTCTACACAGACGGAGTCACCGAGGCCATGAACGCCGAGGGAGAGGAATTTGGCGTGGAGCGCCTGCAGGAAGTGTTTGCAACCAACCCTCCCCGGGATCCAGAAGAGGCAAACGAGGCGGTTTTTGCTGCGGTGAGTGAGTTTGCCGGCGAAACACCCCAGTCTGACGACATAACATGCTTAGCATTGTATCGTAGCGAGTCGTAA
- a CDS encoding ATP-binding protein — protein MGSELNLKVETRRDELDRVSTAIESFGLEADWPIDLIFKVNLALEELVINVMNYGHDGGLHEIDITLTSDEDSLTIEIVDDGRPFDPLHDAPKPDVNAELEDRDIGGLGIHFVRKMMDDVRYRREEGKNHLTLVTSLAK, from the coding sequence TTGGGTAGCGAGCTGAATTTAAAGGTCGAGACTAGACGTGACGAGCTCGATCGGGTCTCGACAGCAATAGAGAGCTTTGGCCTGGAAGCAGACTGGCCGATAGATCTCATATTCAAGGTGAACCTGGCCCTTGAAGAGCTCGTGATCAATGTCATGAATTATGGCCATGATGGTGGACTCCATGAGATCGATATCACCTTAACCTCCGATGAGGATTCCCTCACCATCGAAATTGTAGATGACGGCCGACCCTTTGATCCGTTGCATGACGCACCTAAACCCGATGTGAACGCCGAACTAGAGGATAGAGACATAGGTGGTTTGGGCATTCATTTTGTACGCAAGATGATGGATGACGTGCGCTACCGTCGGGAAGAGGGAAAGAACCACTTGACCCTGGTTACGAGCTTAGCAAAATGA
- a CDS encoding ABC transporter substrate-binding protein, whose amino-acid sequence MAVGFLLATLLIGCSTSAQEGDSVVAEASATPETVTEDSQSLAPGVTEDQVLFGQSAAFSGPAEELGTNMEFGIRAAFHEVNQKGGVHGRELMLLQLDDAYEPEAAIENTRELIEEYGVFALIGAVGTPTSRSAVPVAFEAGVPYIAPFTGAEFLRNSDLFNVVNMRASYFQETEEMVERLTTDLGITRIGVLYQDDSYGRAGYNGVRRALDKRNMEMVSIGVYARNTTAVKAALLDLRRGDPEAVIMIGAYKPVAALILWARQIGLDPVFMTVSFVGSNALAQELGPAGEGVFVTQVVPFPTDENQQIVKEYRRAIREFSAWHDPGFVSLEGYLAGRLAIAGLERCGPQPTRECFLDSIRNTGIIDLSGFELNYGAEDNQGSDEVFLTMIGPDGTYQPMSSLRDLNR is encoded by the coding sequence GTGGCAGTTGGGTTTCTCTTAGCCACCCTTCTCATCGGTTGCTCCACTTCTGCTCAAGAAGGCGATTCGGTAGTTGCGGAAGCTTCGGCAACACCGGAGACAGTTACCGAAGATTCTCAGTCTCTTGCCCCCGGTGTCACGGAGGATCAAGTCCTCTTCGGGCAATCCGCAGCTTTCAGCGGCCCCGCGGAAGAGCTTGGCACAAACATGGAATTCGGCATTAGGGCCGCTTTCCATGAAGTCAACCAGAAGGGCGGCGTCCATGGACGGGAGCTCATGCTACTCCAATTGGATGACGCCTACGAACCGGAAGCCGCGATTGAAAACACGAGAGAGCTCATTGAGGAGTACGGTGTTTTCGCGCTCATTGGAGCCGTTGGCACGCCGACCTCCCGCTCCGCGGTGCCGGTTGCCTTCGAAGCAGGTGTGCCGTACATTGCCCCCTTCACCGGCGCCGAATTCCTGCGCAACTCTGACCTGTTCAATGTCGTAAACATGCGCGCCTCCTACTTTCAAGAGACCGAAGAAATGGTGGAGCGCCTGACGACGGACTTGGGTATCACCCGCATCGGAGTCTTGTACCAGGACGATTCCTATGGTCGGGCCGGCTACAACGGCGTGCGGCGGGCTCTTGATAAGCGCAACATGGAAATGGTTTCGATTGGGGTCTATGCGCGTAACACCACTGCAGTTAAGGCGGCTTTGCTTGATCTCCGTCGCGGCGACCCTGAAGCGGTAATCATGATTGGCGCCTATAAGCCGGTCGCCGCCCTTATCCTCTGGGCGCGGCAAATAGGCTTAGACCCGGTGTTCATGACCGTGTCATTCGTGGGTAGCAATGCTCTGGCACAGGAGCTTGGACCAGCCGGGGAGGGCGTGTTCGTAACACAGGTGGTCCCGTTTCCCACGGATGAGAACCAGCAAATCGTCAAAGAGTATCGGCGTGCCATTCGGGAATTTTCCGCGTGGCACGATCCCGGCTTTGTCTCTTTAGAGGGTTACCTCGCCGGACGCTTGGCAATTGCCGGGCTTGAGCGCTGTGGGCCGCAGCCTACACGAGAGTGCTTCCTCGATAGCATTCGCAACACCGGCATAATCGACCTTAGCGGTTTTGAGCTTAACTATGGAGCGGAAGATAACCAGGGTTCAGACGAAGTTTTTCTGACGATGATCGGACCAGATGGCACGTATCAGCCTATGAGTTCACTTCGGGATTTGAACCGGTGA
- a CDS encoding ATP-binding protein yields the protein MIEQIRGLLESRYRISTQLYLGIGGAVALVIAASLVGWFSFNRVGEVQSRVNEGSVPEMEAAFRVAQHSNSLEAAAPRLTSAATPEDFNRVAASIDEAHAALEEQLAILEQADAGDDRFARVRARADALISNIGAVETGMSESFQLNDQSEQLRVELATTRGNLEDILTPLIDDQIFYLITGYSVIGGSAAARENHFSEEEFNRYRHLEILSREANVATELLANSYVVSDASFVEPLRERFESAQSRIERSLFALVDAPFYAELAPIFDELFALGSVFALRSQQLRLIQHQDDLLASNNDLANELLGEVEGLVSAASDSVEEATQASTQAILTGRLLLLAIGIVSIIGALIIVWLFVGRVVVRRIEMLSGWMRGMAGGDLETQVEIGGRDEVAEMAAALEVFRRHALEVQRLNLVEKLADELQGKNDELESVLADLRKAQDQIVMREKLAALGELTAGVAHEIKNPLNFVKNFSESSADLLEELREVLGENGGELSGDDRDLIDEISDDLTGNLERIRTHGERANRIVHDMLSMGRGTGGMQPTNLNNLLDEHARLAYHSKRATDPDFQLDLKQELDPEMGEVEVVPQDLGRVFLNMVSNACDATDERRRAIEQAGGDNYSPTVWLATKRGEEFAEIRIRDNGSGIPPDVQEKIFNPFFTTKPTDKGTGLGLAMSSDIVRRRGGTIRVQSEPGEFTEMTIEIPLEPVAIEEDADEAVVQA from the coding sequence GTGATTGAGCAAATCAGGGGCTTGCTGGAAAGCCGCTACAGGATCTCAACACAGCTCTACTTGGGCATTGGCGGCGCTGTGGCGCTCGTTATTGCGGCCAGTCTTGTCGGGTGGTTCTCCTTCAACCGCGTCGGTGAAGTCCAGAGCCGTGTGAACGAAGGCAGCGTCCCCGAAATGGAAGCTGCCTTTCGCGTGGCACAACATAGCAACTCATTAGAGGCCGCGGCCCCACGGCTGACGAGCGCCGCGACGCCGGAAGACTTCAACCGAGTCGCTGCCAGCATTGACGAAGCGCATGCCGCGCTGGAAGAGCAGTTGGCAATCCTGGAGCAGGCCGACGCGGGAGATGACCGCTTTGCGCGCGTTCGCGCCCGCGCGGATGCGCTTATTTCCAATATAGGTGCAGTTGAGACCGGGATGTCGGAGTCGTTCCAGCTTAACGATCAGAGTGAGCAGTTGCGCGTAGAACTAGCGACCACGCGAGGCAATCTGGAAGACATTCTGACCCCCCTGATTGATGATCAGATTTTCTATCTCATCACAGGCTATAGCGTAATCGGAGGGTCTGCTGCGGCGCGGGAAAACCACTTTTCCGAGGAAGAATTCAATCGATATCGCCACTTAGAAATCTTGAGCAGAGAAGCGAATGTCGCTACTGAGCTCTTGGCGAATTCTTATGTTGTTTCCGATGCTTCTTTTGTCGAGCCACTGCGAGAACGCTTCGAGTCGGCGCAGAGCCGAATTGAACGCAGCCTTTTCGCACTGGTGGATGCGCCATTCTATGCAGAGCTTGCCCCAATCTTTGACGAGTTGTTTGCATTAGGGAGTGTATTCGCCTTGCGCTCGCAGCAGTTGCGGCTCATACAGCACCAGGATGACCTATTGGCGAGCAACAATGACTTGGCTAATGAGCTTTTGGGCGAGGTAGAAGGTCTCGTGAGTGCGGCCTCGGACAGCGTAGAGGAAGCAACACAGGCTTCTACGCAGGCTATCCTGACCGGTCGGCTCCTCCTTCTTGCTATCGGTATTGTTAGTATCATCGGCGCCCTCATAATTGTGTGGCTCTTCGTTGGTCGGGTCGTGGTGCGCCGCATTGAGATGCTTTCGGGTTGGATGCGTGGCATGGCAGGCGGCGATCTGGAAACGCAAGTGGAGATTGGGGGACGTGACGAAGTGGCGGAGATGGCTGCTGCCTTGGAGGTATTCCGCCGCCATGCCCTCGAAGTGCAGCGCCTCAATCTGGTTGAGAAACTCGCCGATGAACTACAGGGCAAGAACGATGAACTCGAGAGCGTTTTGGCGGACCTCCGCAAGGCGCAAGACCAGATTGTCATGCGCGAAAAGCTGGCAGCTCTGGGTGAACTAACCGCAGGCGTGGCCCATGAAATCAAGAACCCGCTTAATTTCGTCAAGAATTTCTCCGAATCTTCAGCAGACCTTCTCGAAGAACTACGAGAGGTGCTCGGTGAAAACGGCGGTGAATTGAGCGGAGATGACCGCGATCTCATTGATGAGATATCGGATGATCTTACCGGAAACCTTGAGCGCATTCGCACGCACGGGGAACGCGCCAACCGCATCGTTCACGATATGCTATCCATGGGTCGCGGCACCGGTGGCATGCAACCCACAAATCTCAACAATCTGCTCGATGAGCACGCCCGCCTTGCCTATCACAGTAAGCGCGCCACTGATCCGGACTTCCAGTTGGACCTGAAGCAGGAATTGGACCCGGAGATGGGAGAGGTCGAGGTCGTTCCGCAGGACTTGGGCCGTGTCTTCCTGAATATGGTGAGCAACGCCTGTGATGCAACCGATGAGCGTCGGCGCGCTATTGAGCAGGCAGGCGGCGATAACTACAGCCCGACAGTTTGGCTTGCGACAAAGCGCGGCGAGGAATTCGCCGAAATTCGCATAAGAGACAATGGCTCCGGCATCCCGCCGGACGTCCAGGAAAAGATCTTCAACCCCTTCTTTACCACCAAGCCTACCGATAAAGGCACCGGTCTGGGGCTTGCCATGTCCAGCGACATCGTACGCCGCCG